In Rhipicephalus sanguineus isolate Rsan-2018 chromosome 1, BIME_Rsan_1.4, whole genome shotgun sequence, the DNA window AAATGTGGCTGTTCAAAATCAGCGACGTGTCAAGTGGGGTGCACAACGGGTCATAGAGAGGCCAACGACGGCTGCAGTGATGCGTTCGGGCGGATAGACGTGCTACCGTTGAGCAACTGACCGGCCATTTGAACCAAGGGACTACCCACAGTGTCTCCCAAACTACTGTTCAGCGAACGTTGCCGAGCCTTATCCTCAGCAGCAGATGCCTGGTTCATGCCCTATGCTGAATGCTGTTCATCGGCGAGAAAGGCTGGAATTTGCACGCAAGTACCGCAACTGGACGTCCATTGAGTGGCGACAGGTGGCGTTTTCGGATGAATCACGTTTTATGCTCCATCGGACAGATGGACGTTGGCGTATACAGCGTGAAACCTCTGAAAGCAAACACCCTGCAGCCATTGCCGCAAGGgtgcaggctggcgcgctggagAGCAATCTAGCGCAGCTGGCCACTGCACTGGAGTCGACATGGCTCAACACCTCATTGAACACCTTCAGGAACCTAACTCTTCCTGCGCGTCTCACACCTTTGCGAAAGATGGTTATTCTGGCTTTAGACAGGTGGTCACATTAATGTGACTGTGTGTATAAGTTATTAGTGTAACTGGCGCTGCTTGAAAAACGACAAGCTATAGCGGAACTCCATTAACTCGGTAGTTTTGCTAACTTTGATTACGAATATAGGTCGAGTTTCTTTGGTCAAGAATATGGGTCGATAGGTAATTATGAGTAacatttccagaaaaaaaaactcgatCTATATTCGAATAAATGCGGTACATCACCAGCCACCGTTGGCAAGGTGTTAGCCACTTGAGCCAATCCGAAACCGAAAAAGCCCCCTCTCTCATCAACGCTTTTAGGCGTCATGATAGGTCGGCCAAAAAATGTGGAAGTCAccagaaatatatattgcgcatAGGGCTCACTCGGATACAGACTCagcaaaagtttcctcaaccggactcacttgtaTTCAAGCTCACCAAAGTGTTACTCGCCCTGACTGATTCAGGCCCGTATTCGAGAACAGAACTTAAGTGTTGCGAAAAGTTGACTTATGAAAGTACGTGGAAAGTACAAGATAAGTTTGGGGAGTGCTTAAGGCTCACTTGTGAAAGTACCACTTTCCTGTGTAAGTAAGGCTCCTGAGAACGAGGCTATATGTGTTTTCATACTTCTTTCAATAAATAAAGCACAAATAAATAACTGTAATTTTTGCGGAACACTGGCCGTAAATGTTTTAGTCATTATCAAGGTACATTTCGTAAGAGGTGAAATAAATATTTCTCGCTTTTGTCGGTTTTCCAGCCTTAGGCTGGCCACAACAAGCAACCGCCGCTCAGCGGAACGTTACTagcctagtctagtaacgttggctaaGCGGCCGTCGGTATAAAGTGGCCGTCACAACTCACGGTTATTTTGTCGTCTACAAATGTGTTTGTTGCTGTGGTGAGATATCACTCCCTATTAGGGAGcgtgcacgaacggcggcgacgctatgcactttgggtaggcagccatttttttgtccgaggcgaccgcggagtgcagtggcgcagtcgtgtttgcgagcgttggcgCAGCTCGCAGGTGTGATCAAGTGCGAGCGCGACGCAAATTTAACTCCAAGGAGCGTCGTGCACGATgtcagctacactggaagactacacTGCAACGCTGTGCCAAGAATAGCGCAAGCCGTACGAGGAAAAGACGAGACTCTGCGGGCGGGACGCATTCACGCTTCGTGcggacgactgtgtaagcgatgtggacTTCTGGCCGCGCGTCTACATCTCCCACattcacgaatttctcgttttgagAACGAGTTTCATTACCGAGGAACAGCTGAAATCaagaaaggccctcgagggccacaCCGTTGTTACGAGTGGCTGGGAGCTgtgggcgaagaaagtcgccgccgacaccgtgatcgtcgtcactcaagaaagacgtgttaattatttgactctgtccgctcgatttgcagccgacaactgaacagcgcttcgcctcatgtcgaaggcgaagtgcgtgcaggtgctatgcgcGACAACCCGACAACTGTGTGGCCGATACCGCATCACCGCAAGGCCAAAAAACAaggtgcagtttcgtagcggtgggtgggaacaggaactgtcGTTACCTTaacaactgtttgttgagacctggtttagaccaatcgacgagctgaGTGGTGCGTCAAGTTGCTatgggcaagtttgcgtcactgcgcgtacgagggggattggtcaggcgaaggaaagGGTGCGGAcgtatctactagcgcgaaaaacacacaaaggacgaggtaaaagacggcagacaggctgcgccctgtctgccgtcttttaccttttttctttgtgtgtttttcgcgctagtagatatgtccgcagttaatacgcaccaactagcccaactcgcttctctaatacgaaagaaagaggcgcgagaattgtttttcgaaatggagggtctgcgcggcgctgtaatattcggaaattgtgatcgccgcggtctgcTGTACggattggcgagcttgtttggggggtgtaaaaaaaaagtcggagcctgtttactggccctttaagggaccctgcgagtctttaggtgcactttaggcttgtcgtccatccatcaTGTGGCGTGGTCACAgtcaagcgctcaatacaggcaaggctagcaatgctcaaagcaGGGttgaaatgaacgaacaaggtccaAAATATATAATTAAAGGAAATAACCAAGGAGTAATCGCAACaattaacttaaaattgctaaaaaatttcggcagatcccacttaccgtgggagtcgatgttatgcgaagcatgtggagggcgggtgactgcggcgtaactttttttacttagcgacacgttacaaaatgacgctaaagatttgcataaattttatacacacacacacacacacacacacacacacacatatatatacatatatatatatatatatatatatatatatatatatatatatatatatatatatatagaacagccgcatatgtgttatataaccagttgtttacggttgggtaacgctgctaaTGGCAAcgtatttcttcttttcttctggtatgaccaacaccaaaagcggtaagctgatatgtagtgcttatacgtgtcccgagaacgcacgcacgtttcacgaacccgtgtgcatgtgtgcaagacgtccTTGACCGATCTTGaaaagggcatcatcaccatgatcagtgagcaccagcagctggtcatgacttgttataggatccggtcgggatcgtggtgacgaggggcccatgtgtagtgaagtgtgtggtatagtagagctcttggaattcgtggatgcctcggtcatttcgtcgacaaattgtctgtcgacagagccggcgacatgtcggaacctgaagccacccttggcgttgatgaggtataggccgtcgaggctgctaggcctggatagtgctacgtagaccaacatcagtggatagtgtttgtcgtattcgtagactacctgggcgtatgtggcctacgtagcctagtctacaaagcggctgtcaatcaatctggcatcatcctcggtcagcatgaggccatcgccaagcctcgtaacaaatgaagaggacactgcgtcgttctggtggacgaagtgcaccttacggtgcagtgatgtggatatcacatgtaactttcgttaatgtattcctccggggtcgagcaatgcttcaatagagcttgctgaatcatagaaatacaaacataatgtttattagactgctataaaagcgcaaccaacgctggaactacagacgttaatctgatatgacgcctgcatcgtaagagtacgcatcgtaggagtatcatatagtgtttattgctttcttgtaaaattagatagccagcaccacaaccagaattcacgttgcaccgatattacgcctgcgtagcctgtttttccaaaccagtttatagacctggcgtggctcagtggtagaataccttattgccacgcagaatgcttgggttcgattcctactgggatcccaattttcattctttccattcgttgagtcaacgctgccgatgttggttttccttaatgctctagcatttaagttaccaatgtctgttctcgccgttcctgggtagatataaactgtcaatcacctgtggcgcatacccgtacaccgcggcccgtggtaagcgggtatgtgccccacgtgtctagtggaaagggattgacgacgtacgcgacaggattttaaggttattcatgtcatgacccggcagtcatattcgtcaaatcctcttaccctcccatgcagattttggtctacaccaagttaaggaggcgatcatgagagcactcagacgtaggcggctagatggatagatagatagatagatagatagatagatacgtagatagaaacgctcaaagtgccagaggttcgctaagaaatacttcgcatttaaaacgtttcCGAAACATGCGGCCGACTCCGGCGCCGCGTAAGAGAAtgcgccaccgcctcgcagagCGCACGATTTCTCCTCTCACGGACTCTCTacggcgctacatctgaagggggagaCAACCTGGCGGAACTCGCTGCAGGCGGCACGCTTGCCGTAACAAGTCCACGAAGCGCAGCGAAAGCagcgcacaccgagtttgcgaatatccctgacaagattctactcgtgcttacctcaaacactgacGTCATCGATGGTTTCGTAaagggagcagtgggaactctacgaacgggaatcgccggGTGCCCGTGCTATGCACTTCATCAGGttccacagtagtggagctgcatatggtttttttttttcacgctagtTTTCAGGGAACCAACATTGATTCACAAAAAGCTTCAAGACAATGTATACGATTACTGTACCATTCACAGCGCAAAAAAGCTTATTCAAATAAAAAGATGGATTTAAAGTTAAAAATTTtcatgtttgttttattttcgacATCTCCTTTTTGCGGCATCCCGCATATGCCTTAAGTTGATAACTATGGAAACTTAAGGCTGACTGAGTGTGCAGCACTAATTGTGTAATAAACTGTTGTCATTCAACTATATGCACGAAATATTGAGTCTACAAATCTCCCGAACaaagaatgaataaataaatggaaAAAAGTAACGAATTGACAATATGCAATAGCATACAACTTAAATTGTGAGGGACTCCGTCATGATGTGTTTAGTGCGATGCTAATAAATTGTTTCCATGACACGACAAGGCTTTCAAGAGAGATTGTTGAGGCTACCTCATCCCTGGGTTTCGTGTGTAAGAGCACCCCGCCCTAAATGATAAAGAACTGTCGTTTCTTAGGGGTTAATTGTTGTGCGCACGATATACATTGTGATGGTTTTCCTCAGGTGATATAAGTAAGCGACTGTGGAAATAAAGATTACtctggaagttagcgcctgtgttgtgtgtcctcttctcgtgtcTCTGTTCATCCAGCGTCATTTTTCGTCGATAGCATTCACCACCAAAAAGCCCAAACTTCAACCGTGCTCATCTTAGTGTCTAACTATGAAGGGAGGTTTCCCGTCTCTTCCACGCCGTCACAAAACAAATGTCGTTTTGCTATGGGAACTAATCGCGACTACTTTTGAAATTCGTCCTGCGATGCTACACCGCACCCAGCTAGTGCGCTTCCCTAGTTGTCCAGAGGGGCAGCTGTCACTGATGTCGCCCCCTGTATTCAAACGACAGGTCATTCGTCTATGGTCTCAGCGCGAAACCGGCCACTAGAAATTCAAGTTCTTAATAAACGGAGTCCATATCAACAAAGTTCTCTTAGGTCACAATTCCTCGTACGATTATTATCACGTGAATCCTGATGCTTGATACGAAAATTTTTGGGAATTCGGGGTCCTGAGCCAACGTTGACTAAATTTTACCAGTTTTGCGATAAAATGAGACACGGACCCACCTTGTGAGCTTAGTTAGCGGGTGTCGCGCTGTTTCGATTGCCGTTCATGGCACCCTAATGTTAGGTTGCACGCTAAAGTGGTCTCATTCAATCTGGGCCGTGCCTCAAAGTCATATCTTGGTTTCAgcgcgcaaccccccccccccccccaaaaaaaaaaaaagtcggatgCGGGCGGCCACTGGTACCATTTTTCCAAAGACCGAGAGCACAGCGCTAATGTTTATGGTGCTGTGTGCAATTTTGCCGTTTCGTACGCTTGCCCGCCCGGGTTATCACACATGTGCCATTGACCTAGTTTTGACCCAGTGGCAAGTTTTATAGTGAAGAATTAGTTGAGTGGCGAATAGCACACCTATTACAGACCCCAGCTCGACCGGAGCCCGAAGCTCATACGCTCGAGCCCTGCCTGCAGACACGCATAACATAACGCATTGCGAGGCCTTTAACCCGGCCGTGTCGGACTCGTGTCCGGTACAGTTCTaagcccgtgcagtgctttagTCAAGATGATATTCTGTAGCATCCACTCCTTACGCCACTTCCGTATGTTGTCTTTTCTGAATAATCTTCGACCAAGTCTGCACAACGTAAATTGCATCTGTTTTCTCCCTCCTCTTCCCGTCTAGACGAACAAATGGTTCAAGGTATTGGACGGGAAggagtcctttttttttctgccctggGGACGACAACCATGTTATGTCTTAATACGTATGGCCCCATGATAGCCCATTTGCGTGAACGTATGCGTTTAATCATCATCTACAAATGACGAcaagaaatgtaaaaagaaaaaaaccacgCCCCTTCAGGTTTTATTCGAAGGTAACACAGCTGTTTGTGTCTCCAGCGTCTTGTTCTTCTTGTGAACCTTCGTCGGAAGCGCCGAGCAGCGTCGCTGCAGCCGCCAGGAGACGCGATAAAAACGCGCGTATACACAGTTACGTCCCGTGGCGGCACCAGCGCGACCGCGGCGGAAAAAAATCCCTGATGCTCGCCGAATCGCACGCTTGCGGGACTAGTGCTCGCAAGCCTCTCTTTGTACTAGAGAGGAGTGCGAGGCCCGCGGTGCAGTGTCCAGACTCAGTGCTTGAGGCCTCCGAAGCCGAAGCCGCCGCCGTAGCCGCCTCCGTATCCGCCGTGTCCGTAGTGTCCGCCGACGAGGTGAGCGCCCTGGTGGAGCTTGTTGACGTGGTGCACGGTCTTGACCAGGAACGAAGGGCCAGGAACGGTCTTGTGGTAGCCGTAGCTGTGGCCTTCGTCGTAGCCGCCGTAGCCGCCGAAGCCGCCGTAGCCGCCGTAGCTGTGACCGAAGTCGCCAGCGAGGACGACGGCGGCGCAGGCGCAGAGGAGGAGGGCGACGAACTGCGAACGTGAAACGTTTGCATTGGTTAAAATATGAACATAAATACACATAGGTAGAAAGTTATGTTGGCATATATGACATTAAGACGTTTGCGGGGATAACGAGGCCGCACCAAGCACGGGGCCGGTTTAATCCGCCTCTTAcattttcctgcgctgccctcTGGCATTTCGGTGGAGTTTTCGTAGGGGCAGGGAAAACCCGTATGGGCAGAACAAAAGCCTCGGAGatcgtttcgcgacttttccgctaggggaagtgcgcatgcgccgtaGCATCGTGAAGAAAAGGCGGAGAAATATGGGAGTGGCTGGCAGTGGGTGTAGTCACGATGGCGATGATACTTACTAAACGCAGGTCGCCATATGCCGGGTTGCATTCATATTTTGTATTTGTTTACTGCGCCGTAAC includes these proteins:
- the LOC125756186 gene encoding glycine-rich protein-like is translated as MNAAFVALLLCACAAVVLAGDFGHSYGGYGGFGGYGGYDEGHSYGYHKTVPGPSFLVKTVHHVNKLHQGAHLVGGHYGHGGYGGGYGGGFGFGGLKH